A single window of Candidatus Binatia bacterium DNA harbors:
- a CDS encoding GNAT family N-acetyltransferase, whose protein sequence is MTYTYVEADLDDPRHRIAVRDLIDAYARDPMGMGAPLPEDVLDRLIPGLRAHPSCIVFLALAGEEPVGVAVCFVGFSTFAARPLLNVHDLAVVPQHRRRGVARGLLEHVERRARELGCVKLTLEVLEDNLAAQALYRSLGFTDADLGAGVRRTWFLERRLC, encoded by the coding sequence GTGACCTACACCTACGTCGAAGCCGACCTCGATGATCCGCGGCACCGGATCGCGGTCCGCGACCTGATCGACGCCTACGCGCGCGACCCGATGGGCATGGGCGCGCCCTTACCGGAAGACGTCCTCGATCGTCTGATCCCCGGGTTGCGCGCGCACCCGAGCTGCATCGTGTTCCTCGCCCTCGCCGGCGAGGAGCCGGTCGGCGTCGCGGTGTGCTTCGTCGGCTTCTCGACCTTCGCCGCACGTCCGCTGCTCAACGTGCACGACCTCGCGGTCGTGCCGCAGCACCGCAGGCGCGGCGTCGCGCGCGGGCTGCTCGAGCACGTCGAGCGACGGGCGCGCGAGCTCGGCTGCGTCAAGCTGACGCTCGAGGTGCTCGAGGACAATCTCGCGGCGCAGGCGCTCTACCGCAGCCTCGGCTTCACCGACGCCGACCTCGGCGCGGGCGTGCGGCGCACGTGGTTCCTCGAGCGCCGGCTCTGCTGA
- a CDS encoding CerR family C-terminal domain-containing protein produces the protein MLSAATELFAATGFHGAKVRDIARAANANLAAANYHFGSKEELYLEVLRTHFTQVRARLAAQAPMPDKATIARMSRKQLEALARKRLETMIDILVGPPPAIYGRLMLREMCDPSAALPNIVDEFIRPNMDEMRLVFQGLYPSLSPAEIDRCSFSMVGQVMFYHVMRPAVLRFLGREEFPRGFTRQLAEHVFEFSLGGMERLASRRRRVRRAG, from the coding sequence TTGCTGAGCGCCGCGACCGAGCTGTTCGCGGCAACCGGCTTCCACGGCGCGAAGGTGCGTGACATCGCGCGCGCGGCGAACGCGAACCTCGCCGCGGCGAACTACCACTTCGGCTCGAAGGAGGAGCTCTACCTCGAGGTCCTGCGCACGCACTTCACGCAGGTCCGCGCGCGTCTCGCCGCGCAAGCGCCGATGCCGGACAAGGCGACGATCGCCCGCATGTCGCGCAAGCAGCTCGAGGCGCTCGCGCGCAAGCGTCTCGAGACGATGATCGACATCCTGGTCGGGCCGCCGCCGGCGATCTACGGGCGGCTGATGCTGCGCGAGATGTGCGATCCCAGCGCCGCGCTGCCGAACATCGTCGACGAGTTCATCAGGCCGAACATGGACGAGATGCGACTCGTGTTTCAGGGACTCTACCCGTCGCTGTCGCCGGCGGAGATCGACCGCTGCTCGTTCAGCATGGTCGGTCAGGTGATGTTCTACCACGTGATGCGGCCCGCGGTGCTGCGCTTCCTCGGCCGCGAGGAGTTCCCGCGCGGCTTCACGCGCCAGCTCGCGGAGCACGTCTTCGAATTCTCGCTGGGCGGCATGGAGCGGCTCGCGTCGCGACGGCGAAGGGTGCGCCGTGCGGGCTGA
- a CDS encoding acyl-CoA dehydrogenase family protein, with protein sequence MAHLEDFRREVRDWLKANAPKIAYEPVASVEDLCWGGKKTTYHPEVKQWLDVMASRGWTAPTWPKEYGGGGLNKDEARVLSQEMASLGLRPPLIGFGLSMIGPLLLQEGSEELKREHLPPIVRGEVRWCQGYSEPGAGSDLASLQTRAVVDGDDFVLNGQKVWTSYADKADWMFILVRTDPDAPKHEGITFLLMDMSTPGVTVRPIRLISGASPFCETFLTDVRVPRRNVVGRVNGGWAMAKALLGHERTMIAGMGTADRTTNDSLPDHARRYLGERDGKIADPVLRDRVAQIEVDRMCFELTLARARDGAKAGHKPGPETSIFKLYGTELNQRRRELMVQIAGPQGLGWEGDGFSDDEIRVTRDWLRSRGNSIEGGTSEIQLNIIAKRVLGLPD encoded by the coding sequence ATGGCTCATCTCGAGGATTTCCGCCGTGAGGTGCGCGACTGGCTGAAGGCCAACGCGCCGAAGATCGCGTACGAGCCGGTCGCCTCGGTCGAAGACCTGTGCTGGGGCGGCAAGAAGACGACCTACCATCCCGAGGTCAAGCAATGGCTCGACGTCATGGCGAGCCGCGGCTGGACCGCGCCGACCTGGCCGAAGGAGTACGGCGGCGGCGGCCTCAACAAGGACGAGGCGCGCGTGCTCTCGCAGGAGATGGCGAGCCTCGGTCTGCGTCCGCCGCTGATCGGCTTCGGGCTGTCGATGATCGGACCGCTGCTGCTGCAGGAGGGCTCCGAGGAGCTCAAGCGCGAGCACCTGCCGCCGATCGTCCGCGGCGAGGTTCGCTGGTGTCAGGGCTACTCCGAGCCGGGCGCCGGCTCCGACCTCGCGAGCCTGCAAACGCGCGCGGTCGTCGACGGCGACGACTTCGTGCTCAACGGCCAGAAGGTCTGGACGTCGTACGCCGACAAGGCGGACTGGATGTTCATCCTGGTGCGCACGGATCCCGACGCGCCGAAGCACGAGGGCATCACCTTCCTGCTGATGGACATGTCGACGCCGGGCGTGACCGTGCGGCCGATCCGGCTGATCAGCGGCGCGTCGCCGTTCTGCGAGACGTTCCTCACCGACGTGCGCGTGCCACGGCGCAACGTCGTCGGACGGGTCAACGGCGGCTGGGCGATGGCGAAGGCGCTGCTCGGCCACGAGCGCACGATGATCGCCGGCATGGGCACGGCGGATCGCACGACCAACGACTCGCTGCCCGACCACGCGCGCCGCTACCTCGGCGAGCGCGACGGCAAGATCGCCGATCCGGTGCTGCGCGACCGCGTGGCGCAGATCGAGGTCGACCGCATGTGCTTCGAGCTGACGCTGGCGCGCGCGCGCGACGGCGCCAAGGCGGGCCACAAGCCCGGCCCCGAGACGTCGATCTTCAAGCTCTACGGCACGGAGCTCAACCAGCGCCGCCGCGAGCTGATGGTGCAGATCGCGGGGCCGCAGGGCCTCGGCTGGGAAGGCGACGGCTTCAGCGACGACGAGATCCGCGTGACGCGCGACTGGCTGCGCTCGCGCGGCAACTCGATCGAGGGCGGCACCTCCGAGATCCAGCTCAACATCATCGCCAAGCGCGTGCTGGGTCTGCCGGACTGA